The genomic interval ATAGAATCATTGCATAACTTTCTCGAGtcaatttttaggtttttatgCGTTTAAATGGTTTTGCATTATGTGTTACAGAGAAAACAAGGAATTTGAATGATTCTCTGCATGAGAAAAGTGATTATGGGTTTATTCAAAAGGTATGCGATTGAATATCTATTTGGTTTTATCTGTTGTTTTTATGTGCCTTGGGTGGAACTTAATTAGACAATAGCATTTTTGTCtatattaattttactttCTTATCTTGCTGATGTTAGAATATTTCTCCTTACTAGGGTTGGTGGAAAGATcttcttcatgaaaataattataaagaGCTTGATTACAGTGGCAAAATGGTTTTGCTGCTTGACATCATAACCATGTGTTCAGATGTGGGTGACAAGGCACTGGTTTTTAGTCAGAGCATTCCAACTTTAGATCTGATAGAACTATATCTTTCAAGATTAACTAGACGCGGAAAAAATGGGAAGTGCtggaaaaagggaaaagactGGTATAGGTGCGTGTATATCAGTGGAAATTGTTTAGaatttgataaatttgtttaatgtCATCCCCTTTTGACACATTAGCTTTCTGTTAATCCACTTGTTTGTGGCGAATGTGCGTTTGAATATGACtgctttttcataaaatagtTAGTGCATAAGCATTTCTGAATTTTTTGTAAACTTCTCCAAAAGTGTATCTGATTTTGCTGAGAAGCTGGTTTATGTTTAATAACTAGCACATTGCATTCTAAGTTCATTTAAGTATAGATGCCATTAGAACTTCTGAAAATAAAGATGTCTCAAGCTCTCTTTTCTTTGCAATGTGCCATACAGGCTGGATGGAAGGACAGAAAGTTCTGAACGGCAAAAGTTGGTTGAGAAGTTTAATGCACCAATGAATAAAAGAGTCAAGTGTACTTTGATCTCTACCAGAGCTGGATCTCTTGGGATTAATCTCTATGCTGCAAACCGTGTAATTATTGTTGACGGTTCTTGGAACCCTACATATGATCTTCAAGCTATATATCGGGCTTGGAGGTGGGTTTAACCCATTTATTTCTGTTAATTACAAGTCAATTTTGATTTCCACATATTTTAATTGCATACTATGTTTTCCATTATTATAGGTATGGCCAGACAAAGCCGGTGTTTGCTTATCGATTGATGGCACATGGGACTATGGAAGAAAAGATTTATAAGCGTCAAGTAAGGGAAACTTTTTGTCCTTTATTGGTGTTTGTTTCTTGAATAACATTTTGACTAGAAAAATGGTACAAATAGGTGACGAAAGAAGGGCTTGCAGCAAGGGTGGTAGATAGACAACAAGTACATAGGACTATCTCAAAGGAAGAGATGTTACATCTGTTTGAATTTGGTGACGATGAGAACTTTGATACTTTGATGGAACTTAGTGAAGAGAATGGAAACCAAAATTTGACTTGTGAAGTTGGAAAGTCACTGAAGCAGAAGATGCCTCTCTCTCATGGAAGCTGTTCCTCTGATAAGTTAATGGAAAGTTTACTTGGCAAGCATCATCCAAGGTATTCTCAGTCTCTTTCCATTTGTTTGTGTCTTGGTTTCAGCTTTCATTAGCAAGGAATAAGTATACTCCATTCTTTAGGTTTTCATGTGCGTTTTccctttctttaaaaaataaaaaataaaattatgctTCTTTATCTGATTCTGCTGTTTGAGTGCTACGTAATCGGACTTAAAAGTAAATTCCTTTtgttataatcaaataagtttgACATGAGTCCCTTTCTATAATCTGAGTAACTTGTTTAATATTGATGTTTTTAGGTGGATTGCTAATTATCATGAACATGAGACCCTATTGCAAGAGAATGAAGATGAAAAGCTCTCGAAGGAGGAGCAAGATATGGCTTGGGAAGTCTATCGGAAAACCATAGAATGGGAGGAAGTGCAGCGAGTATCCGTTGATGAATCGGCAGCAGAGCGCAAACCTGCTGTTTCAGATGTGTCCCCTCCTAAACCAGAGCCAGAACCCATTCACCTTACGCAACCCAGGGGTATTTTCAGGAGTCGGATTGTCCAACGGAAATGCACCAATCTTGCACACCTGCTCACTCTTAGAAGCCAGGGCACAAAAATGGGTTGTAGCACTGTATGCGGGGAGTGTGGCCAGGAGATAAGCTGGGAGGACTTAAACAGGGACGGCAAGACAGCAAGGTAACAAGGAGAGTggtgaaaatattttgttcaTATATGGTCtatcaaatggtaatttgtTGTGATTGTAAATGCCTGCTGATACGATGTCAGTTCAATCTCCTTTTGAACACAACACATTCTTTTGTGGGCCCCTTTATTGTTGCCCATTCACATAGGGatctttttgtttctattgCCTTGGGGGTTTGGGATGGTTTGCTAGTCTGTTTTGTAGAACTAGATAAAGGTTAGCTATCTTCAATTTAAGAAGGGGTACAGGTGGGAGGCAGTGTAAATTGGAACTGGCAGGAATTTGCCCTCTGTAAATCTGAATTTGACGGTCCAATTTAATGAAACgagtcatgaaaatttatctgCTTCTGCAGCAAATAAAGCTCTGCCTTGCTTGAGTCTTGGTCCATCCTTAAGGGTTATACTGTACATGGTATCAATATGTCAGATTTTAGAGCTTATAACCATTTGtgattatattatataattttaaaaggtAACTAAACAGCACAGCCATCTTATGCATTACCTTTATTGGTGAATAAGACATGGAAAATAACAGGGACAATCACAAGAATTGACCAAACACGACAGATTTCTTGAGAGCTttagcttttctttttgcccttttttcaaattcaaatttgcaCATCAAATTCATAGATTTCCATGGCATATCTGCAAGTCACTTACAAGCAAAAGCACTATCACAGAAGCTACAAGCATAACACCATATTTAAGAATCACTAGAATGAATGGCAAATGCAGAATTTTTATGTTACTTATGACTTCTTTATCATTGTGATGCGAGCGCTCCAGTTGCATCAGAAGCTACATTCTATGCACCTCGACGAATTTGTATGTAGTAAGAGAAGCATGCTGCGTAGACGCATAGAACCTCTGAAATTGACACATGAATGTGATGTTCTGAAATTGACACATGAATGTCAATGGTGTTGTCCCCAAACCAAATTATGACAGGAGCATGAGTGCATCCTTTGTtttcaaagaagaaatataATCACCGTTTCTGCCAACTTTACACGGTAAAGCAATCTGCTTAATCCGGCTTTTGCAGGTCCATGAATACACCAAAACCATGCCAGTATGACTGTACACTCGAAAGCAGGGACGGTCGTGAAAAGGTATATAAGCTGAAACTTCGGCTACCATCTTTCATCTCCTACCCAGTTATCCTTCTCCTTTGGTCCAGTTGGCCCTTCCTCCCCATAAAGCTCAGTCGGAAACAGGTCAAAGATGTTCTCCACTGAAAATCGAACAAACAATGGCAGCAGATTAATTATCTTATCTAGTTCAGATCTTGAATCATATACTATGGTAGGACCCCACTCTCTCATGTAATCCAACCAACATGGTTCTGTAACTACTCCATCCCCGAGATACTCAGCTGCAATAATCTGATACCTAGTGCTTGAATCCACATAGTATTTGCTTCGGGCAGCATCATTCCTAATTCCTATTCCAAGTTTAACTGACCCTTGCAGGTAAGTCCCGGGATGTGGAAAACTAGCATGCCCGTGTTTGGATGAGTAAACAATTGGCTTATTACCTTCAATAAATTCCAAGTTGAAAGCGTCAACCCACTCACCACCGCTATGCTGTGAGAAGTATCCTTGCCACAGTTCTCCAGTGAAGTTGCTTATCCGGAGAGTGAAGTGTTCCCAGTCACTCACATGTTCCCCAATTTTGTTCATTTGTATGCTCATTAACCCAATCTTAAGGTTGGCTGGTCCATTGAAGGGGCAAAATATCCACATCACAATGTCAGTAAATGTTCCTCCTAACGCTGGTTTTACGTGAACATAGAGCTCTGCACTCTCtaaatttcctttctttacATAATTTCTTGCATAATCATCTGCAGGCAAATCTATCCAAAATGTGCCATCATTTGTCCCTCCACTGGGCAAGTTAGAACCCCAACAATCAATAGGTTCACCTTTAGGGTTACCATATTCATATAGAAGTGCTCCAtttttgaaaaaccattgAACTGATGACGGCATACAATCTTCATCAGAATGAAAGAAAACTGTTGCACCATAGTGTTTGATGAGTGCATGAATCTGGTTTAGATTTGGCATCGCGTGTAGTGTGGGGTCTAGATTCTTCAAGCATGAGATCTCTAACTCTTCTTCTTCAGAAACAAAGTAGGTGCTGCAGAAGAATGTCCCAACAGAAACACCTTTGCAAAACATTCCTCTTCTGCATGGTCTCGTGTTCCAAACCTGAAATGGGTTTGAAGCACTGGCAAGTATGGTATCACTAATTTCACAAGTCTCCGTAAGGTCATCTCGAACACATCTAACTTCTTCCACATTAGGCTCCTCTGGCGTGTCGGTAACCAAAACTCCCATGGCTTTATAACCCACTGGTGGGTTTGGCAGCCAGAAGAAACCACAACCATTACCATGTGCATCTGTGCTCCAAATCAATGAATAGTTAACAGGCTTTGTGAGCGCTGGAAGGTCTGAATCTGAGTCATAGTCACAATAAACTTCTGTACTGGAAGCTACCCTTTCACAAGCGACAAGAACATACCCTCTCAGTGGCTGGTCATTTGGTTGACAGTAATGACCGAGACAGAAAAATCCATCCGGAATCCCCACAGGTTTATAAAATGTGACACCTTTCGATTTACCACGCAACAAATTGCAGCTCCAAACACTCTCAAACTTAGTAATTTGAACCACTTCTAATTCTCCTAGGTTTATTTTTCCAGTAGCAAATCCTTGACCTGAGAACATGGTAGTACATCATTATCAAAAGTGAGTCAACATACAGAGTCATGATGTTTGAAAGCAGAACTACcataaaatgattaaatgaaGTAGGTAAGCTTATCAATTGCTTGAATAAAAAAGTTATAGGAATATTACTTTGCTTGTTTTTAGCTATCAATTATCAACAAATTGGCAGCTAAACAACCAAGCTTAGCCTAGCAAGTATTACCCTTTTTAAGGGGAAATATGGTGATTTTAAAAGCAAGCATCAAGCTTTTACTTTCTTTAAAGCAAAGGGAAAAGGACACCTACACCTCCAAGCTTAGACAAATTAACAaccaaaaaattcaatatataaatatatataaaaggtaGAATTATATGCTAATCTCTTTCAGAAAAGAGAATTCTGTCAAGCATAACAAACTTAtagctttcaaaattttgaactgCCAAATCCTGTGCAAACTTCCACCTTTCAAGCTGTCTCGAATATTTTTGACAATAAAAATGTTGACCAACTTCATGTACAAGTCGCTTAAGATATTGCTTTAATAATTCACCAaaatataacatattataataacaacaacaacaacactATTGTGGACTTGACCTATTAAATTTCATGCTCTCTAGAAACAAGAAATAAcccttttttaaaaagaaaaatagtgcCAGCAATATTGGGAGTAAAAATATGCATCGAAAAACACCAAAAAACATTCATGTGgcttctcttttaattaatattggGGTATCAcaataatagaagaaaatggaattaaataaTTCCCTCAACAATGGAAAAAAAgttggaaaataagaaaatttcaaGGCATTAGAATTGATCAAAAGATTAAAGGAGGTTTAGAGGGGAAAAAATCTATCCAAAGTTCCAATGCATGAATGGCCCATTAATTTTAACAATCCAAAGCAGATATTGGGACCCCCTCAATAAAATACATTTATGCAATGTAAGAGAGAGAAACCCAAAGCCCAGAGGCATATGAGGTAGCATATTCTGGTAGTgtttacatttttatattgatttataATATGATGTATACTATAggataaatatattataaaattcttttctttttccattttttagATAACtgaaattccttttttttttcccctttaaaACTGCCCGCAATTATCCCAATAAATagctaaaaattttcacattCCATAGTACCTAATTAAAAGAGGAACCAACAAAAAGGagggaaaagggaaaaaaaccCATATCTCAAGTGatcataatattttcaaaggaagccaagaagaagataaaagcAAGGAAATTAACCcacaaaaaaagaattaaagttttttgttttgtttcttttggcTTCCATAGAAAAAGCAAAGGATACCTGGAGGCCATTCTGGAATTGGAGAAGGCAAAGAGAAAGGCTGAGGCCGAGGCAAAGGTAACTCTTCACCACCTCCTCTGTGCCAACAAAAGCATTCACACCCCAGCATCTTAACCATGCAAAACTTTAACAATCTCAAAAACCCACCAAAACCCCACAAATTATCTTCAATAAGATCACCCTTTTCGACCCTCTTCAACTTTCTTTTCAtacataaggaagaacaactCCGAGAGAAACAGAGAAGAGGGAAGGAAGAAGAGAGAGTTTCTAACAatccctctctctttctctctctctctctctctcttgaaGGAATAAATTAAGACAGGTCTTTCCCGGAGGACAAAAATGATTGGAAGACGGGTTCAACTTGTGTTTTAAAGAGAGGAGAGAAGTTCTagttttgatgatgatgatgatgatgatgatggatgTATGTAAGGTTATGTATGTTTTGATATTACTTTTGGCTTGGGAGGTGGTGGGGGTTTGCTTGACATATTGGGTTAGTTTGGTTTGCTTCATCCATTCATTCTAGGAAACATCCCACCTTTATTTTCCAACTTGTAATATTTGAGATCAAAACAATCCTACTCTCAGTTTTGAAAAGTGTGTActccactctctctctctctctctctcctcctCTCNNNNNNNNNNNNNNNNNNNNNNNNNNNNNNNNNNNNNNNNNNNNNNNNNNNNNNNNNNNNNNNNNNNNNNNNNNNNNNNNNNNNNNNNNNNNNNNNNNNNNNNNNNNNNNNNNNNNNNNNNNNNNNNNNNNNNNNNNNNNNNNNNNNNNNNNNNNNNNNNNNNNNNNNNNNNNNNNNNNNNNNNNNNNNNNNNNNNNNNNNNNNNNNNNNNNNNNNNNNNNNNNNNNNNNNNNNNNNNNNNNNNNNNNNNNNNNNNNNNNNNNNNNNNNNNNNNNNNNNNNNNNNNNNNNNNNNNNNNNNNNNNNNNNNNNNNNNNNNNNNNNNNNNNNNNNNNNNNNNNNNNNNNNNNNNNNNNNNNNNNNNNNNNNNNNNNNNNNNNNNNNNNNNatatatatatatatatatatatatatatatataatcaaactGGCACATGCATGAATTTAAAGGttacaattatataaaaatttaccttttcctGTTGTCTTcaatccttttcttttattt from Theobroma cacao cultivar B97-61/B2 chromosome 5, Criollo_cocoa_genome_V2, whole genome shotgun sequence carries:
- the LOC18600037 gene encoding uncharacterized protein LOC18600037 — translated: MKRKLKRVEKGDLIEDNLWGFGGFLRLLKFCMVKMLGCECFCWHRGGGEELPLPRPQPFSLPSPIPEWPPGQGFATGKINLGELEVVQITKFESVWSCNLLRGKSKGVTFYKPVGIPDGFFCLGHYCQPNDQPLRGYVLVACERVASSTEVYCDYDSDSDLPALTKPVNYSLIWSTDAHGNGCGFFWLPNPPVGYKAMGVLVTDTPEEPNVEEVRCVRDDLTETCEISDTILASASNPFQVWNTRPCRRGMFCKGVSVGTFFCSTYFVSEEEELEISCLKNLDPTLHAMPNLNQIHALIKHYGATVFFHSDEDCMPSSVQWFFKNGALLYEYGNPKGEPIDCWGSNLPSGGTNDGTFWIDLPADDYARNYVKKGNLESAELYVHVKPALGGTFTDIVMWIFCPFNGPANLKIGLMSIQMNKIGEHVSDWEHFTLRISNFTGELWQGYFSQHSGGEWVDAFNLEFIEGNKPIVYSSKHGHASFPHPGTYLQGSVKLGIGIRNDAARSKYYVDSSTRYQIIAAEYLGDGVVTEPCWLDYMREWGPTIVYDSRSELDKIINLLPLFVRFSVENIFDLFPTELYGEEGPTGPKEKDNWVGDERW